A single window of Aspergillus flavus chromosome 4, complete sequence DNA harbors:
- a CDS encoding histones H3 and H4 (Histone H3), giving the protein MARTKQTARKSTGGKAPRKQLASKAARKAAPSTGGVKKPHRYKPGTVALREIRRYQKSTELLIRKLPFQRLVREIAQDFKSDLRFQSSAIGALQESVEAYLVSLFEDTNLCAIHAKRVTIQSKDIQLARRLRGERS; this is encoded by the exons ATGGCCAGAACTAAGCAGACTGCCC GTAAGTCCACTGGTGGCAAGGCCCCTCGTAAGCAGCTCGCCTCCAAGGCCGCCCGTAAGGCTGCTCCCTCTACCGGAGGTGTCAAGAAGCCTCACCGTTACAAGCCTG GTACCGTCGCTCTCCGTGAGATCCGTCGCTACCAGAAGTCCACCGAGCTTCTGATCCGCAAGCTCCCCTTCCAGCGTCTGGTCCGTGAAATCGCCCAGGATTTCAAGTCCGACCTCCGTTTCCAGTCCTCCGCCATCGGTGCTCTCCAGGAGTCCGTTGAGGCCTACCTCGTCTCTCTTTTCGAGGACACCAACCTCTGCGCCATCCACGCCAAGCGTGTTACCATCCAGTCCAAGGACATCCAGCTCGCCCGCCGTCTCCGTGGTGAGCGCTCTTAG
- a CDS encoding histone H4.1 (Histone H4.1), with product MSGRGKGGKGLGKGGAKRHRKILRDNIQGITKPAIRRLARRGGVKRISAMIYEETRGVLKTFLEGVIRDAVTYTEHAKRKTVTSLDVVYALKRQGRTLYGFGG from the exons ATGTCTGGCC GTGGAAAGGGTGGAAAGGGTCTCGGAAAGGGTGGCGCCAAGCGTCACCGCAAGATCTTGCGTGACAACATCCAGGGTATCACTAAGCCCGCTATCCGTCGTCTTGCTCGTCGTGGTGGTGTCAAGCGTATCTCTGCCATGATCTACGAGGAGACCCGTGGTGTCCTCAAGACCTTCCTTGAGGGTGTCATCCGTGACGCTGTCACCTACACTGAGCACGCCAAGCGCAAGACCGTCACTTCTCTTGACGTCGTCTATGCCCTCAAGCGTCAAGGAC GTACCCTCTACGGTTTCGGTGGTTaa
- a CDS encoding synaptic vesicle transporter (MFS transporter) translates to MSNEKGAPGESPMSRKIPYWRMVIDQGAVTQEVIDHPYPGSGTEEDPYAVTWLPNDPRNPMQFANSTKWFITMLAAISTLAVALVSSAYTGGVAQIRQQFHVGTEVSTLGVSLFVLGFAIGPLLWAPLSEMFGRQIIFFVTYLALTAFNCGSAGAQNIQTLIILRFFAGSFGSSPLTNAGGVIADMFSAKERGVATSLFAAAPFLGPVLGPIIGGFLGMNAGWRWVMGFLGAFSGFVWIVASLLTPETYAPVLLRRRAERLSKITGKVYRSKLDIDQGKVSLKQAFGTALSRPWILLFREPIVFLLSLYMAIVYGTLYMLFAAYPIVFQGVRGWNQGVGSLPFLGIMIGMLAAVAYSIIDNKRYVKTDEKHGGFAPPEARLPPCMVASLAIPIGLFWFAWTNYPSIHWMACVAAGAPFGFGMVLVFLSILTYLIDTYTIFAASVLAANSVLRSIFGAVFPLFTTYMYSDLGIHWASTIPAFLALACVPFPFLFYIYGPKIRLRCKYAAESDAFMRKMAQQIKQQQGEPEDKELEPAYDRTEAPGVEVSDSSDDESGSHVGELPPVQQVRTKSSVRTAGSARQSIYDGNPYDIDRVHTRESFK, encoded by the exons ATGTCTAACGAGAAGGGGGCTCCTGGCGAGTCGCCCATGAGCCGAAAGATCCCATATTGGCGCATGGTTATAGATCAGGGGGCCGTGACCCAGGAAGTCATCGATCATCCGTATCCCGGTTCAGGAACTGAAGAGGATCCATATGCTGTCACCTGGCTCCCTAATGATCCAAGGAATCCTATGCAGTTCGCCAATAGCACCAAATGGTTCATTACTATGCTTGCTGCTATTTCGACTCTGGCCGTTGCGCTAGTTTCATCAGCCTATACCGGTGGTGTGGCTCAGATCAGACAACAATTCCACGTCGGCACCGAAGTTTCTACTCTGGGTGTTTCGCTTTTCGTCCTTGGTTTCGCCATCG GACCTCTGCTCTGGGCTCCTCTGAGTGAAATGTTCGGCCGTCAgatcattttctttgtcactTATCTCGCTTTGACTGCCTTCAACTGTGGAAGTGCTGGCGCCCAGAACATCCAGACTCTGATCATTCTTCGATTTTTCGCCGGATCGTTTGGCTCCTCCCCCCTTACCAATGCGGGAGGTGTCATTGCCGACATGTTCTCTGCTAAAGAGAGAGGTGTTGCGACGAGTCTTTTTGCGGCTGCTCCATTTCTGG GCCCCGTCCTCGGCCCTATCATCGGAGGTTTCCTTGGAATGAACGCCGGATGGAGATGGGTGATGGGTTTCTTGGGAGCCTTTTCTGGCTTTGTTTGGATCGTGGCCTCCCTGCTCACACCCGAAACATATGCACcggttcttcttcgtcgccgCGCCGAGAGACTGTCTAAGATTACCGGCAAGGTTTATCGCAGCAAATTGGACATCGACCAGGGCAAGGTCAGCCTCAAGCAAGCGTTCGGCACCGCATTGTCGCGTCCCTGGATTCTACTCTTCCGGGAGCCTATTGTGTTCTTGCTGTCTCTGTACATGGCTATCGTGTATGGCACCTTGTATATGCTCTTCGCTGCCTACCCAATTGTGTTTCAAGGGGTCCGTGGTTGGAACCAGGGTGTTGGCAGTCTTCCATTCCTTGGTATTATGATCGGAATGCTGGCTGCTGTGGCCTACAGCATTATCGACAACAAGCGATACGTCAAGACCGACGAAAAACACGGAGGATTTGCTCCTCCCGAAGCACGTCTCCCACCATGCATGGTCGCCTCTCTCGCTATTCCCATCGGTCTGTTCTGGTTTGCATGGACGAACTACCCATCTATCCACTGGATGGCCTGCGTCGCGGCAGGAGCCCCCTTCGGTTTTGGAATGGTCCTGGTGTTCCTGAGTATCCTGACCTACCTCATTGACACATATACCATCTTTGCTGCGTCTGTCTTGGCAGCAAACTCGGTTCTGCGATCGATTTTTGGTGCCGTCTTCCCGCTTTTCACGACCTATATGTACAGTGACCTTGGCATTCACTGGGCTTCCACCATTCCTGCCTTCCTGGCTCTTGCATGTGTACCGTTCCCGTtcctattctatatttaCGGACCTAAGATCCGCTTGCGCTGCAAGTACGCAGCCGAATCCGATGCCTTTATGCGCAAGATGGCGCAGCAAATTAAACAACAGCAGGGTGAGCCTGAAGACAAGGAACTTGAGCCGGCCTATGACCGCACGGAAGCGCCTGGTGTTGAGGTTTCCGATAGTAGTGACGATGAAAGCGGCTCGCATGTTGGCGAGCTGCCGCCGGTGCAACAAGTTCGCACTAAATCATCGGTTCGAACCGCCGGTTCTGCACGTCAGTCGATCTATGACGGGAACCCGTACGATATTGACCGCGTTCATACTCGCGAGTCCTTCAAATGA